Proteins encoded by one window of Rutidosis leptorrhynchoides isolate AG116_Rl617_1_P2 chromosome 7, CSIRO_AGI_Rlap_v1, whole genome shotgun sequence:
- the LOC139859472 gene encoding uncharacterized protein, with product MSVSLIIKEETFTVISAYAPHAGLSDAEKKSFWDLLDEVVRGFPADHRLIIGSDLNGHIGAEAEANSFFKKRDAQLATFHSRGRSTQIDFFLLRKGELRTCRDCKVLPALTCSSQHRLLVMELVTRGKVSRRIRVVQPRILWKNLHGANAETFRATVVDRLSVEGDNEAPTDVDQIWNRMASTMRDVAKEVLGVAIRTSRAHKSSRESWWLSDDVQTKVALKQTRFRDLINFGERTPAGRTRVEERYKEAKREAKKAVAIAKDKAYEDLYRKLDSKEGANNIYRIAKARERRSMDLVNVKYIKDEAGQSIVR from the exons atgtcggttagtcTAATTATTAAGGAAGAGACTTTTACGGTCATTAGCGCATACGCACCTCATGCGGGTTTAAGTGATGCGGAAAAGAAGAGTTTTTGGGATTTGTTAGATGAGGTAGTGAGGGGGTTCCCAGCTGACCATCGACTGATTATAGGGAGTGATCTGAATGGACACATAGGAGCGGAGGCAGAAG CAAACTCTTTCTTCAAGAAGAGGGATGCTCAGTTAGCCACTTTTCATAGCAGGGGTCGTAGCACCCAGATTGACTTTTTCCTCCTTCGTAAAGGGGAACTTAGGACATGTAGGGACTGTAAGGTCCTTCCAGCCTTGACGTGCTCCTCCCAGCATAGATTGCTGGTCATGGAACTAGTCACTCGGGGAAAAGTCAGCAGGAGGATCAGGGTTGTGCAACCTAGAATCCTTTGGAAGAACCTACATGGAGCGAATGCAGAGACTTTTAGAGCGACCGTTGTTGATAGATTGAGTGTAGAAGGGGATAACGAAGCCCCTACTGACGTAGACCAGATATGGAACCGCATGGCGTCCACTATGAGAGATGTGGCAAAAGAGGTCTTAGGGGTGGCAATACGGACATCGAGAGCCCATAAGAGTAGTAGAGAATCGTGGTGGCTTAGTGACGATGTCCAAACGAAAGTCGCGCTAAAGCAGACGAGGTTTAGGGATCTCATTAACTTTGGAGAAAGGACACCTGCAGGGAGAACTAGGGTAGAAGAAagatataaagaagctaaaagagaagcaAAGAAGGCCGTAGCAATTGCAAAAGACAAAGCATACGAAGATTTATATAGGAAACTAGACTCTAAAGAGGGAGCTAATAACATATATAGGATAGCTAAAGCTAGGGAGCGAAGAAGCATGGACTTAGTTAACGTCAAATATATCAAGGATGAAGCGGGTCAAAGTATAGTGAGATAA